The following DNA comes from Castanea sativa cultivar Marrone di Chiusa Pesio chromosome 10, ASM4071231v1.
TACATTTTATAGGAATTACCCAAAGCTACAAAATTTCGACTAAAAAGTCCACAGAATCTAGAACAACTTGATAGAATGTTTAGGGATGTTGTAGCAACTGGAGTAGCTACATGGACCCCTTCTTCAAATACACTCCCTCCAACAATCCCACCGGAGGGTGTTGGTGATTCTGATGGTAGCTCCAAATTTAAGGATAATCAATGTGACATGAGTTTAGACATTGATAGTTTGCAGCAAGGACATACTAGTCAATCACATAGTTCAGGACAAAAGCGAACTAGTGAATCAATACATtcacagaagaaaaagaagaagataagaggAGCTGCAATGTTGGACGATCGTATTAGTGAATTAATAAAAGTATGTCAGAATAAGTCTGTAGGTACTTCTCGAGAGTTATCAAGGTCAATTGATAATGTCATGGAGATTGTGAGAGCAAAGGAAAGTACGTTTGTGGTTGAAGCTTCTGTTGTCTTAATGAAAAGGTCACGTAGGGAGATGTTCCTTACTTTCAAGGACCCAGAGTCACAGCTGCAATGGCTACAAGTCATGATTAGGAACCAAAAGAAGTGACAAACTTTATGTGGTACTCTGTATTAGCTTAGGACTAATATTAGCTTTATGTTGTATTAgctatgttatattaactttAAACTAAATTATGTGATATTTAGTATTAGCTTTGGACTAATATATGTGAAATGTGAAcacatttgaaattttcattaaagtGTTATTGTTGCCTTTTGTTACTTTGTTGATGTTGATTATTATGTTGATTTATATTAAAGTGGTATTAGCAATGGTTGATTATTTGTTACTTTGTTGTATAGACTAAACCAATATGGATGATTATAATGGTACTCATGAGAGTGGCTATATGGAACTGTTAATGGATGGAAATTATAGAATGGTACTCATGAGAGTGGCTATATGGAATTGTTAATGGTACTCATGAGAGTGACTAAGCCAACCATTGTACTTGCCAAGTGGTTCGATATAACTTGTCCATCATTACTTTACTATGAGTCTATGGCATGAAATGACCTCAATCATCTTCTCCACTACCAAAAAGGCCATTCTCTTGAGTCTTGACATCTTACCAATTTATATGAAGGTGATCACCATTACAgatggaagaaaagaaagaaagtgcaACCAAATTAAACATGTACATGAggaaatatctctctctctctctctcctctctctcttttatgcctttgttagaattatggttaagtgataaaattcacaatttcctaatagcttaaacttttgggacaaacAGTAATTTAACATAGTACAAGTGACTAAACTCGTCATTTCCTAATGGTTTAAACTTTtaggacaatcggtaatttaatatggtatcagagcaggagaTCCTAAGTTCGATCATTGTCTTCACTTATTATGTTAAATTCTCACATGTTGGGCCCCCACTTATTAAGTAGAAATTTAGGCCCACACGTGAG
Coding sequences within:
- the LOC142611965 gene encoding uncharacterized protein LOC142611965; translated protein: MGKKTTSNSKTKKARALWGEASWTTIFCNLCVEQIEAGNRIKGAAFSTEGHVTGLGWDAVKGTVQASNDWWDRKLKELPKATKFRLKSPQNLEQLDRMFRDVVATGVATWTPSSNTLPPTIPPEGVGDSDGSSKFKDNQCDMSLDIDSLQQGHTSQSHSSGQKRTSESIHSQKKKKKIRGAAMLDDRISELIKVCQNKSVGTSRELSRSIDNVMEIVRAKESTFVVEASVVLMKRSRREMFLTFKDPESQLQWLQVMIRNQKK